The following are encoded together in the Pedobacter sp. D749 genome:
- a CDS encoding thiamine phosphate synthase — protein MIQPLQYISQAPKSGTHIDAIEQVLKAGGKWIQLRIKNQAEAEILPFAKAAQALCESYGAKLIINDYPHLAKAVNSYGVHLGLQDMPILEARKIIGKHQIIGGTANTFEHIRQRVAEGADYIGLGPFRFTRTKENLSPIVGLAGYQDLMEKVKNAGISTPIIAIGGIEAADIPAILETGIYGIAISAALTNQTQTAAVLEEISSKFSIHSI, from the coding sequence ATGATTCAGCCCTTACAATATATCTCGCAAGCCCCTAAATCAGGTACACACATCGATGCCATTGAGCAGGTGCTCAAGGCTGGTGGAAAGTGGATCCAGCTCAGAATTAAAAACCAGGCTGAAGCCGAAATCCTGCCTTTTGCAAAGGCTGCGCAGGCCTTATGCGAAAGTTATGGTGCCAAATTAATCATAAACGATTATCCGCACCTGGCAAAAGCCGTAAACAGTTATGGCGTACACTTAGGTTTACAGGATATGCCTATTCTGGAAGCCAGAAAAATTATTGGTAAACACCAGATTATCGGAGGCACGGCGAATACTTTCGAGCATATCCGGCAAAGGGTAGCTGAAGGAGCAGATTATATCGGTTTGGGGCCATTCAGGTTTACCCGTACTAAAGAAAACCTGAGCCCGATTGTAGGTTTAGCAGGTTACCAGGACTTAATGGAAAAAGTGAAGAATGCGGGGATCAGCACTCCCATTATAGCCATAGGAGGCATTGAAGCAGCAGATATTCCGGCTATACTCGAAACCGGAATTTACGGAATTGCTATCTCGGCAGCGCTCACCAACCAAACACAAACGGCTGCGGTTCTTGAAGAAATCAGCAGTAAATTCAGTATTCATTCGATTTAA
- a CDS encoding peptidase domain-containing ABC transporter, translating into MFKLNYKPSIPIYRQLETKDCGPTCLRMVLRYYGKSYTLNTIRQACRVNRDGSTFLGLKVAAEKFGMNAICVKLHYTDLINADIWPAIIHWKTNHFVVLKKLTKDEAVIIDPAQGKVKISRSEFLEHWNAVEEKGYALILEPDADLEQLNQEGQEAQTNVSFWKLLGYLKKHKSLILQLLIGLVASSILELSLPFLSKLLIDRGIKLKEVNLIYLVLIGQVVVFASKSFIEFVRSWILLFVSVRVNLNILVSFFIKLLNLPLSFFETRKQGDVMQRVNDHTRIENFLTSNTLTTVFSCFNICVLSIILFHFSSILFLIFAGSSILYVGWVFLFFNKRRQIDQKRFEVNSSVQSKIVQLIEGFQDIKISNSADQKRWEWESLIVKEFKVRVKGLTYNQYQQAGSLVITEMRNIGITFVAAFMTLRGEISLGSLFAIQFIVGQLIAPIESLIFFLQSYQDTKMSLERLNEIHEIQDEQPENGKYVEIDHLIGDISIQNLQFSYPGFENKAVFNSLSLVIPKGKITAIVGLSGSGKTTLLKLLLKLYDPTGGTIHIGTEKLDDIDVGQWRSLCGTVLQDGFIFSDTIAKNIALGFEQINEGRLHDAIKMANIGDFVYNLPKGVETEIGIGANGISQGQRQRLLIARAVYKNPELLLFDEATNALDSNNEQAIMNNLRDFFDNRTVVIVAHRLSTIKNADQIFVMEYGRILESGNHETLMNNKGAYFNLINNQLEKIK; encoded by the coding sequence ATGTTTAAACTAAACTACAAACCATCGATTCCTATATACCGCCAGTTGGAAACAAAAGATTGCGGACCAACCTGCCTGCGCATGGTATTACGCTACTATGGGAAATCATATACCCTAAATACCATCAGGCAGGCCTGCAGGGTTAACCGTGATGGAAGTACATTTCTCGGACTTAAAGTAGCAGCAGAAAAATTCGGCATGAATGCAATATGCGTAAAACTGCATTACACCGACCTTATTAATGCCGATATCTGGCCTGCCATCATCCATTGGAAAACCAACCACTTTGTGGTGCTTAAAAAACTGACCAAAGATGAGGCTGTGATCATCGATCCGGCACAGGGAAAAGTAAAAATAAGCAGATCGGAGTTTCTGGAGCATTGGAATGCTGTAGAAGAAAAAGGATATGCCCTTATTTTAGAACCTGATGCAGATCTGGAACAGTTGAATCAGGAAGGGCAGGAAGCACAGACCAATGTAAGTTTCTGGAAGCTTTTGGGTTATCTGAAAAAGCACAAATCGTTGATTTTACAGCTTTTGATAGGTTTAGTAGCCAGCTCAATCCTGGAACTGAGTTTGCCATTTTTAAGCAAGTTGCTTATTGATAGGGGCATAAAACTTAAAGAAGTAAACCTGATTTATCTGGTACTTATTGGCCAGGTAGTGGTTTTTGCATCCAAATCTTTTATCGAATTTGTAAGATCGTGGATTTTATTGTTCGTGAGTGTAAGGGTAAACCTCAATATTTTGGTCAGCTTTTTTATCAAGCTACTTAACCTGCCACTATCTTTCTTCGAAACCCGTAAACAGGGTGATGTGATGCAGCGGGTTAACGACCATACGAGGATAGAAAACTTTTTAACAAGCAATACTTTAACTACTGTATTTTCTTGCTTCAACATCTGTGTATTAAGTATTATTCTATTCCATTTCAGTAGTATATTGTTCCTGATTTTTGCAGGTAGCAGCATTTTATATGTAGGCTGGGTATTTCTGTTCTTTAATAAACGCCGGCAAATCGATCAAAAAAGATTTGAGGTAAACTCTTCAGTACAAAGCAAGATTGTTCAGCTGATAGAGGGATTTCAGGACATTAAGATCAGTAATTCTGCCGACCAGAAAAGATGGGAATGGGAATCGCTGATTGTAAAAGAGTTTAAGGTAAGGGTAAAAGGGCTTACTTATAATCAATATCAACAGGCTGGTTCATTGGTGATTACCGAAATGAGGAACATTGGGATTACTTTTGTGGCTGCATTTATGACCCTTAGGGGCGAAATCAGTCTGGGAAGTCTTTTTGCCATCCAGTTTATTGTAGGTCAATTGATTGCGCCAATAGAGTCATTGATTTTCTTTTTACAATCGTATCAGGATACCAAAATGAGCCTGGAACGCTTAAACGAGATACATGAGATTCAGGATGAGCAGCCGGAAAATGGAAAATATGTAGAAATAGATCATTTAATTGGCGATATTTCGATTCAGAACCTCCAGTTTAGCTATCCTGGATTTGAAAACAAGGCCGTTTTTAATAGCCTGAGCCTGGTCATTCCCAAAGGGAAAATTACAGCCATAGTGGGTTTGAGTGGAAGCGGCAAAACCACCTTGCTAAAACTCTTGCTTAAATTGTACGATCCGACCGGAGGTACCATTCATATTGGCACCGAAAAACTGGATGATATAGATGTTGGTCAATGGCGTAGCCTCTGTGGAACGGTTTTGCAGGATGGGTTTATTTTTTCAGATACCATTGCTAAAAATATTGCACTTGGCTTTGAGCAGATAAACGAAGGCCGTTTGCATGATGCCATTAAAATGGCCAACATTGGCGATTTTGTTTACAACCTTCCAAAGGGTGTTGAAACTGAAATTGGGATTGGTGCAAATGGTATATCGCAAGGTCAAAGGCAACGGCTATTAATTGCCCGCGCAGTTTATAAAAACCCTGAACTTTTACTTTTTGACGAAGCTACAAATGCGCTCGATTCTAATAATGAGCAGGCCATTATGAACAACCTGAGGGATTTCTTCGATAACCGGACGGTGGTTATTGTTGCACACAGGTTAAGCACCATTAAAAATGCCGACCAGATATTTGTAATGGAATATGGTAGGATATTGGAATCGGGAAACCACGAAACGCTAATGAACAATAAGGGGGCTTATTTCAATTTAATCAATAATCAACTCGAGAAAATAAAGTAA
- the thiC gene encoding phosphomethylpyrimidine synthase ThiC translates to MEGLTYSFNIQSFNNSFTQLFNHPNMKKEKTPNQEVISRSPFPASRKIFVPGKIHNIQVAMREISLTETKIHNGFGLTEPNPPVTVYDTSGPYTDPNAVIDVRKGIPRLREQWIKDRQDVTQLDQLSSAYGQQRLADDKLNALRFNYTNKPYKAQPGANVSQMHYAKKGIITAEMEYIAIRENQQIELLNAQLGDQHEVMNHQHQGNSFGANTPKGYITPEFVRAEVAAGRAVIPCNINHPELEPMIIGRNFLVKINANIGNSAVTSTIEEEVEKAVWACRWGADTIMDLSTGKNIHETREWIIRNSPVPIGTVPIYQALEKVNGKAEDLTWEIFRDTLIEQAEQGVDYFTIHAGVLLRYVPLTAKRITGIVSRGGSIMAKWCLAHHKENFLYTHFEEICEIMKAYDVAFSLGDGLRPGCIADANDAAQFSELETLGELTKIAWKHDVQTIIEGPGHVPMHLIKANMEKQLDHCGEAPFYTLGPLTIDIAPGYDHITSAIGAAMIGWFGTAMLCYVTPKEHLGLPNKKDVKDGVITYKIAAHAADLAKGHPGAQYRDNALSKARFEFRWEDQFNLSLDPDTAKEFHDETLPAEGAKIAHFCSMCGPNFCSMKITQDVREYAAKQGVAAYEALAKGMEEKSKEFTEKGSEIYS, encoded by the coding sequence ATGGAAGGTCTAACCTACTCATTCAATATTCAATCATTCAATAATTCATTCACTCAACTATTCAATCATCCTAATATGAAAAAAGAAAAAACACCAAACCAGGAAGTCATCAGCCGCAGTCCATTTCCGGCTTCACGCAAAATATTTGTACCGGGCAAAATTCATAATATCCAGGTCGCCATGCGCGAAATCAGCTTAACGGAAACCAAAATTCACAACGGATTTGGCCTGACCGAACCCAATCCACCCGTAACCGTGTATGATACCAGTGGCCCTTATACCGACCCGAATGCGGTTATTGATGTAAGGAAAGGAATTCCGAGATTAAGGGAGCAATGGATTAAAGACAGACAGGATGTAACACAGCTTGATCAATTATCTTCTGCTTACGGGCAACAACGCCTCGCGGATGATAAACTCAATGCTTTACGCTTTAACTATACCAATAAACCTTATAAAGCCCAGCCGGGTGCGAATGTATCGCAGATGCATTATGCAAAAAAAGGCATCATTACAGCCGAAATGGAATACATTGCCATCAGGGAAAACCAGCAGATCGAACTGTTAAATGCGCAATTGGGCGATCAGCACGAGGTAATGAACCACCAGCACCAGGGCAATAGTTTTGGTGCCAACACCCCAAAAGGCTACATCACACCCGAATTTGTAAGGGCAGAGGTAGCCGCGGGCAGGGCAGTAATCCCCTGCAATATCAACCATCCTGAATTGGAACCGATGATTATTGGTCGTAATTTCCTGGTGAAAATCAATGCCAATATTGGCAATTCCGCGGTTACTTCTACCATCGAAGAAGAAGTAGAAAAAGCCGTGTGGGCCTGCCGTTGGGGTGCCGACACCATTATGGACCTTTCTACAGGGAAAAATATTCATGAAACCCGCGAATGGATTATCCGCAATTCGCCGGTGCCCATCGGTACCGTTCCAATTTATCAGGCCCTGGAAAAGGTAAACGGCAAAGCCGAAGACCTCACTTGGGAAATCTTCCGTGATACGTTGATTGAGCAGGCCGAACAAGGCGTCGATTATTTTACCATCCATGCCGGGGTACTGCTTCGTTATGTGCCATTAACGGCGAAAAGAATTACCGGAATTGTTTCTCGTGGCGGATCGATCATGGCGAAATGGTGTTTGGCACATCATAAAGAAAACTTCCTTTATACCCATTTTGAAGAAATCTGTGAGATCATGAAAGCTTACGATGTGGCTTTCTCTTTAGGTGATGGTTTAAGGCCAGGTTGTATTGCCGATGCCAACGATGCTGCACAGTTTTCGGAGCTCGAAACGCTTGGCGAACTCACTAAAATTGCCTGGAAACACGATGTACAAACGATTATCGAAGGGCCAGGACATGTACCCATGCACCTGATTAAAGCGAATATGGAAAAGCAGCTTGACCATTGTGGTGAAGCACCCTTTTATACTTTAGGCCCTTTAACTATCGATATCGCACCCGGTTATGATCACATTACTTCAGCCATTGGTGCCGCGATGATTGGCTGGTTTGGAACAGCGATGCTCTGTTATGTAACGCCGAAAGAACATTTAGGCTTACCAAATAAAAAAGATGTAAAAGATGGTGTAATTACCTATAAAATTGCAGCCCATGCGGCTGATTTGGCTAAAGGTCACCCCGGTGCACAATACCGTGATAATGCTTTGAGTAAAGCGAGATTCGAGTTTAGGTGGGAAGACCAGTTTAATTTATCGCTCGATCCGGATACCGCAAAAGAATTCCATGATGAAACCTTGCCGGCAGAAGGTGCCAAAATTGCACATTTCTGCTCCATGTGCGGCCCAAATTTCTGTTCGATGAAAATTACACAAGATGTGCGTGAGTATGCTGCAAAACAAGGAGTAGCTGCATACGAGGCTTTGGCCAAAGGAATGGAGGAAAAATCGAAAGAATTTACTGAAAAAGGAAGCGAAATTTACTCTTAA
- a CDS encoding DUF1349 domain-containing protein, with protein MKLKLLALIAVSSSLICLKAHAQSLAKMNWFNEPEKWEIKDKNTFSLFVPAKTDYWRISHYGFTVDDAPFYYATYGGEFEVKVKITGNYVTTFDQMGLMLRINEEEWIKAGVEFVNGKQNVSAVVTHKTSDWSVVELEKAPASIWMKAIRKLDAVEIFYSFDDKKYTMLRTCYFKDNAPVMVGLVAACPDGKGFNATFENFKVTPTPDQRRLDWAKKQQN; from the coding sequence ATGAAACTTAAATTATTAGCCTTAATCGCCGTATCATCATCTTTAATTTGCCTAAAGGCACATGCCCAGAGTTTAGCAAAAATGAACTGGTTTAACGAACCCGAAAAATGGGAAATTAAAGATAAAAATACCTTTAGCTTGTTCGTTCCTGCAAAAACCGATTATTGGCGCATTTCGCATTATGGTTTTACGGTTGATGATGCCCCTTTTTATTATGCTACTTATGGTGGCGAATTCGAGGTAAAAGTGAAAATTACCGGAAATTATGTAACCACGTTTGATCAAATGGGATTGATGCTTCGCATTAATGAAGAAGAATGGATTAAAGCAGGAGTTGAATTTGTTAATGGGAAACAAAATGTAAGCGCCGTTGTAACGCATAAAACGAGCGACTGGAGCGTGGTAGAATTGGAGAAAGCACCTGCATCAATCTGGATGAAAGCGATTAGAAAACTAGATGCAGTAGAAATTTTCTATTCATTTGATGATAAAAAATATACCATGCTGCGTACCTGTTATTTTAAAGATAATGCCCCGGTAATGGTTGGCCTTGTGGCTGCATGCCCTGATGGGAAAGGTTTTAACGCTACATTCGAAAATTTTAAAGTTACGCCTACGCCAGATCAGCGCAGGTTGGATTGGGCAAAAAAACAACAGAATTAA
- a CDS encoding thiazole synthase → MLTIADQTFSSRLFTGTGKFSSAKEMESALIASASELVTVALKRVDLKGKDDDILHHLKYPHINLLPNTSGVRNAKEAVFAAQLAREALETNWIKLEIHPDPKYLMPDPIETLKATEELVKLGFVVLPYIHADPVLCKRLEDVGTAAVMPLGSPIGSNKGLRTIDFLEIIISQSRVPVIVDAGIGAPSDAARAMEIGADAVLVNTAIAIAKNPTNMAIAFKLAVEAGRMAFESKLGTQQHYAAASSPLTAFLDEEL, encoded by the coding sequence ATGTTAACCATAGCAGATCAAACTTTTAGCTCCCGCCTTTTTACCGGAACAGGAAAATTTAGTTCGGCAAAAGAGATGGAAAGCGCCTTAATTGCTTCGGCTTCTGAACTCGTTACAGTAGCCCTTAAGCGTGTAGATTTAAAAGGTAAAGACGACGATATCCTTCATCACCTTAAATATCCCCACATTAATTTATTGCCCAATACTTCTGGTGTGCGTAACGCAAAAGAGGCCGTTTTTGCCGCTCAACTGGCACGCGAAGCCTTAGAAACCAACTGGATCAAACTGGAAATCCATCCTGATCCGAAATACCTCATGCCCGACCCGATTGAGACCTTAAAAGCCACAGAAGAACTGGTTAAACTCGGTTTTGTGGTGCTGCCTTATATCCATGCCGATCCTGTTTTATGTAAACGTTTGGAAGATGTGGGAACAGCGGCTGTAATGCCCCTTGGTTCTCCAATTGGCAGTAATAAGGGACTAAGAACGATCGATTTTTTAGAGATTATCATTAGCCAGAGCCGGGTGCCGGTAATTGTTGATGCAGGTATTGGCGCGCCTTCTGATGCGGCTAGAGCCATGGAAATAGGGGCAGATGCCGTTTTGGTGAATACTGCAATTGCCATAGCTAAAAACCCAACCAATATGGCTATTGCCTTTAAACTGGCTGTAGAAGCCGGCAGAATGGCATTCGAATCTAAATTAGGCACTCAGCAACATTATGCTGCAGCAAGCAGTCCACTAACCGCATTTTTAGATGAAGAGCTTTAA
- the thiS gene encoding sulfur carrier protein ThiS — protein MEVTINNQNYLLNEACSIEQMLADVISTETNGLAIAVNQTIISKSVWDKHVLNPGDQIILIKATQGG, from the coding sequence ATGGAAGTAACTATAAACAATCAAAACTATCTGCTTAACGAGGCCTGTTCCATCGAACAGATGCTTGCTGATGTCATTTCAACCGAAACAAATGGCCTTGCCATAGCCGTTAACCAAACCATCATTTCCAAATCTGTTTGGGATAAGCATGTGCTAAACCCAGGTGATCAGATTATACTCATTAAAGCCACTCAGGGAGGCTAA
- the thiH gene encoding 2-iminoacetate synthase ThiH, translating to MKSFNEVFESYNWDDTKASIYDKTAADVERALNNTQRNLEDFKALISPAALPYLEDMAQISQRLTLDRFGRVVQMYIPLYLSNECNNICTYCGFSYDNKVRRRTLNPMEIMQEVAVIKGMGYDHVLLVTGEASQTVHTDYFKKVLDLISPHFSHISMEVQPLDVADYETLIPHGLNTVLVYQETYHQDDYRKHHPKGKKSNFLYRLETPDRLGQAGIHKMGLGVLIGLEDWRTDSFFTALHLSYLEKQYWQSKFSISFPRLRPFSGGLEPKVVMNDRELVQLICAYRLFNSEVELSISTRETQAFRNQVIKLGITAISAGSKTNPGGYEVEPQSLEQFEISDERSAQEIATMIRKQGYEPVWKDWDRSLISKSCS from the coding sequence ATGAAGAGCTTTAACGAGGTATTCGAATCCTATAACTGGGATGATACCAAAGCCAGTATTTATGATAAAACGGCTGCTGATGTAGAGCGGGCTTTGAACAATACACAGCGAAATCTGGAGGATTTTAAAGCGCTGATTTCTCCCGCAGCATTGCCTTATCTTGAGGATATGGCACAGATCAGTCAGCGATTAACTTTAGACCGCTTTGGCCGGGTCGTCCAGATGTATATCCCGCTTTACCTCTCCAACGAGTGTAATAATATCTGTACCTATTGCGGTTTCAGTTATGACAATAAAGTGCGCCGGCGCACCCTTAACCCAATGGAAATTATGCAGGAAGTGGCCGTAATTAAAGGGATGGGCTACGACCATGTACTACTGGTAACGGGCGAGGCCAGCCAAACTGTACATACCGATTATTTTAAAAAGGTACTGGATCTGATCAGTCCGCATTTCTCGCACATTTCGATGGAAGTACAACCGTTAGATGTGGCCGATTACGAAACACTTATCCCGCACGGGCTGAATACGGTTCTGGTTTATCAGGAAACCTATCACCAGGACGATTACCGCAAACACCATCCAAAAGGTAAAAAATCTAACTTTTTATACCGTTTAGAAACCCCTGACCGTTTGGGGCAGGCAGGCATACATAAAATGGGATTAGGCGTATTAATTGGCCTGGAAGACTGGCGGACAGATTCATTTTTTACGGCCCTGCATTTATCCTATCTTGAAAAACAATATTGGCAGAGTAAATTCAGCATTTCTTTTCCCAGGTTGCGGCCTTTTAGCGGTGGTTTGGAGCCAAAAGTGGTCATGAACGACAGAGAATTGGTGCAACTGATCTGTGCTTACCGATTATTTAACAGCGAAGTAGAATTGTCAATCTCCACACGAGAAACGCAGGCATTCAGAAATCAGGTAATTAAATTGGGGATCACAGCCATTAGCGCAGGCTCCAAAACCAATCCCGGAGGTTACGAAGTAGAACCTCAATCATTAGAGCAGTTCGAAATATCTGATGAACGTTCGGCACAGGAGATTGCGACCATGATCAGGAAACAGGGTTATGAACCGGTTTGGAAGGATTGGGATAGGAGTTTGATCAGTAAATCATGTTCATAA
- a CDS encoding leucine-rich repeat-containing protein kinase family protein gives MQNLLALQSGELKGAVSLKLSENLTEFPMEIFELADTLEVLDLSFNKLSALPADFGSLKKLKIFFCSENLFTILPEVLGDCPSLDIVGFKSNQIEMVPPKSINPNLHWLILTNNNIAELPKEIGLCKRMQKLMLSGNRLAQLPDELSNCQNLALLRIAANKLQELPQWITQLPKLSWVAFSGNNFSKTPAVETLSLIHWHDLEISHLLGEGASGVISKANRTIGEETTEVAVKIFKGNVTSDGLPEDEMTAYIAAGYHPGLVNLIGRITHHPDDKKGLVMDLIPNHFYNLGNPPSLESCTKDVFPTDRKLSEKQIIGIAKTIASLAAQLHKAGIMHGDLYAHNTLIDDEGSTLFGDFGAASFYDKTSTETAKVLERIEVSAYGYLLDDLLSLKNEEVSEEVYKMISELKDACLATVPLERPGFQDLVDQLAQI, from the coding sequence ATGCAAAACCTGTTAGCACTACAAAGTGGCGAACTTAAAGGAGCAGTATCTTTAAAGCTTTCTGAAAACCTGACCGAGTTTCCAATGGAAATATTCGAGTTGGCCGATACTTTGGAAGTGCTGGATTTATCTTTTAATAAGCTAAGTGCCTTGCCTGCCGATTTTGGCAGTTTAAAGAAGTTGAAGATTTTTTTCTGTTCCGAAAACCTTTTCACGATTTTACCAGAAGTACTGGGCGATTGCCCTTCGCTGGATATTGTTGGTTTTAAATCCAACCAGATTGAAATGGTACCACCGAAGTCGATCAACCCGAATTTACACTGGTTAATTTTAACCAATAACAATATTGCTGAATTGCCTAAGGAAATTGGCCTTTGCAAAAGGATGCAAAAACTGATGCTTTCGGGAAACCGTTTGGCGCAATTGCCCGATGAATTGAGCAATTGCCAGAATTTAGCATTATTGCGGATTGCGGCGAATAAATTGCAGGAATTGCCGCAATGGATTACGCAACTGCCAAAACTTTCGTGGGTTGCATTTTCAGGCAATAACTTTAGTAAAACGCCGGCTGTAGAAACACTTTCATTAATCCATTGGCACGATTTGGAAATCAGCCATTTGTTAGGTGAGGGTGCATCGGGTGTCATTTCGAAAGCCAACAGAACAATTGGAGAAGAAACTACTGAAGTAGCCGTTAAAATATTTAAGGGAAATGTTACCAGCGATGGCCTGCCCGAAGATGAAATGACGGCCTATATTGCTGCAGGCTACCATCCGGGTTTGGTTAACCTGATCGGACGGATTACGCACCATCCGGATGATAAAAAAGGCTTGGTAATGGATCTGATTCCGAATCATTTTTACAATCTTGGCAATCCGCCAAGTTTAGAAAGCTGTACAAAGGATGTTTTTCCTACTGACAGAAAACTTTCTGAAAAACAGATCATCGGTATTGCTAAAACCATTGCTTCATTGGCTGCTCAATTACATAAAGCGGGCATTATGCATGGCGATTTATATGCGCACAATACTTTAATTGATGATGAAGGCAGTACTTTATTCGGCGATTTTGGTGCAGCCAGTTTTTACGATAAAACTTCTACTGAAACGGCTAAGGTACTGGAACGGATAGAAGTAAGCGCTTATGGTTATCTGCTTGATGATTTACTTTCTTTAAAAAACGAAGAAGTAAGTGAGGAAGTTTATAAAATGATCAGTGAACTTAAAGATGCCTGTTTGGCTACAGTGCCTTTAGAGCGACCAGGTTTTCAGGATTTGGTTGATCAGTTGGCTCAGATTTAA
- the moeB gene encoding HesA/MoeB/ThiF family protein — MFIKEELNRYNRQMILPELGLKGQESLKAAKVLVIGAGGLGCPVLQYLAAAGVGTIGIVDDDVVELSNLHRQILYNHTDIGQSKAEVATAKLKLLNPHVGFTAYHERFKADNAVNICKDYELVIDCSDNFSTRYLVNDTCVALGKTLIFGSILQFEGQVAVFNLHGGPNYRDLYPAAPTENINCVEGGVIGILPGIIGLYMANEAIKLICHIGETLAGKLMTINALNNTALTFKIAQEKQAETIKTEATVRKIGEIDKTTLDQWLSESPDEIFLIDVREDYEHEENNIGGINISLYELTSSLKSIPKGKKVVCYCQTGQRSKMAVQLLEGGYEGEVFSLIGSLD, encoded by the coding sequence ATGTTCATAAAAGAAGAACTAAACCGCTACAACAGGCAGATGATTTTGCCTGAATTAGGCTTAAAAGGGCAAGAAAGTTTAAAAGCCGCCAAAGTGTTGGTTATTGGTGCCGGTGGTTTGGGCTGTCCGGTATTGCAATATTTAGCCGCAGCAGGTGTCGGAACAATCGGAATTGTAGATGATGATGTGGTAGAACTCAGCAACCTGCACCGGCAGATTTTGTATAACCATACGGATATAGGTCAATCTAAAGCTGAAGTGGCCACAGCGAAACTCAAATTGCTTAATCCACATGTTGGCTTTACCGCTTATCATGAACGTTTTAAGGCCGATAATGCCGTAAATATCTGCAAGGATTATGAGCTTGTGATCGATTGTTCGGATAATTTTAGCACCCGTTATCTGGTGAACGATACTTGTGTGGCTTTAGGTAAAACACTTATTTTCGGTTCCATTTTACAGTTCGAAGGTCAGGTTGCGGTATTTAACCTCCATGGTGGGCCAAATTACCGGGATCTTTACCCGGCAGCACCAACAGAAAACATCAATTGTGTAGAAGGAGGCGTAATCGGCATTTTACCCGGAATAATTGGTTTGTATATGGCTAATGAAGCCATTAAACTAATTTGCCACATCGGCGAAACTTTAGCCGGTAAATTAATGACCATCAATGCATTGAACAACACCGCACTCACATTTAAGATCGCGCAAGAAAAACAAGCCGAAACAATTAAAACAGAAGCTACAGTTCGTAAAATTGGGGAAATCGATAAAACGACTCTTGATCAATGGCTTTCTGAATCTCCTGATGAAATTTTCCTGATCGATGTACGGGAAGATTATGAACATGAGGAAAATAATATTGGTGGAATAAATATTTCCTTATATGAATTAACATCATCACTAAAAAGTATTCCAAAGGGTAAAAAAGTAGTTTGTTATTGCCAAACCGGACAAAGGAGCAAAATGGCGGTGCAGTTATTGGAAGGGGGTTATGAAGGTGAAGTTTTTAGTTTGATTGGTTCGTTGGATTAA
- a CDS encoding thiamine phosphate synthase: protein MELIVIAKPTVFKEESNLINQLFEAGLQVFHLRKENVDKAAYQKIIEGISSEYHPRIALHHFHSLANDYNIQRIHHRENFRKERDNVELPENKIFSTSIHHLADMEQIKQYQYSFFGPVFNSLSKPGYQGVIPPDFRLEKQQATPKIIALGGIGLTEIDQVKTMNFDGVALLGSIWNDPSIALTNFKKARVKCLAYAQNLTIQP from the coding sequence ATGGAACTGATCGTAATCGCCAAACCAACCGTTTTTAAAGAAGAAAGTAACCTAATCAACCAGCTTTTCGAAGCCGGTTTACAGGTTTTTCACCTACGCAAAGAAAACGTTGATAAGGCAGCATACCAGAAGATCATTGAAGGAATTTCATCTGAATACCATCCAAGGATTGCTTTACATCATTTCCATTCGCTTGCTAACGATTATAATATCCAGCGGATCCACCATAGAGAAAATTTCAGGAAGGAAAGGGATAATGTGGAATTGCCAGAAAATAAGATCTTCAGCACTTCTATCCATCACCTGGCTGATATGGAACAGATAAAGCAATACCAATACAGTTTCTTTGGCCCAGTGTTCAATAGCCTTTCCAAACCTGGTTATCAAGGTGTAATTCCGCCAGATTTCCGTTTGGAAAAACAACAAGCCACCCCGAAAATCATCGCACTTGGCGGTATCGGTTTAACCGAAATCGATCAGGTAAAAACAATGAATTTCGATGGTGTTGCGCTATTGGGGAGCATCTGGAATGATCCTTCCATAGCCCTAACTAATTTTAAAAAAGCCCGGGTTAAATGCCTTGCTTATGCTCAAAATTTAACAATACAACCATGA